The following are encoded together in the Takifugu flavidus isolate HTHZ2018 chromosome 22, ASM371156v2, whole genome shotgun sequence genome:
- the dyrk2 gene encoding dual specificity tyrosine-phosphorylation-regulated kinase 2 isoform X1, whose protein sequence is MLTKKPGVSVHPTGKAGEPGYSSGHSGSQTTSPAALPRLRANLNPLTGGAKVAMTDPVQLSSHSQVHITQLFEENTNKRPVLASQLNGQARSGLSLPDHHAAATAAATESPHHSRQGSATSNKLMDSKPKPGFLSPEQAMKQFMSKLSTFEHHEVFSYPEVYFVGPNAKKRLGIMGGANNGGYDDDQGSYIHVPHDHIYYRYEVLKVIGKGSFGQVVKAYDHKCQTHVALKMVRNEKRFHRQAAEEIRILEHLRKQDKDLGMNVIHMLENFTFRNHICMTFELLSMNLYELIKKNKFQGFSLPLVRKFAYSILQCLDLLHKNRIIHCDLKPENILLKQQGRSGIKVIDFGSSCYEHQRVYTYIQSRFYRAPEVILGSRYGMPIDMWSLGCILAELLTGYPLLPGEDEGDQLACTMELLGMPGQKLLDASKRSKNFVSSKGYPRYCTVTTLPDGTTVLNGGRSRRGKARGPPGSKDWSAALKGCDEPLFLDFLKQCLEWDPGLRMTPSQALRHPWLKKRLPKPPGGTTTTEKTSRRIGTTATDGAITSISKIATASSATMSSSSSKTRTNLAAITDTNGNIQPRTVLPKLVS, encoded by the exons GCAAAGCGGGCGAGCCGGGCTACTCTTCCGGTCACAGTGGCTCCCAGACGACATCGCCCGCCGCCCTGCCGCGGCTCCGCGCTAACCTCAACCCGCTGACG GGGGGCGCTAAAGTCGCAATGACGGATCCCGTCCAGCTGTCGTCGCACTCGCAGGTCCACATCACCCAGCTGTTCGAGGAGAACACCAACAAGCGTCCAGTCCTCGCCTCCCAGCTCAACGGCCAGGCCCGGTCGGGGTTATCGCTGCCGGACCAccacgccgccgccaccgccgctgccACCGAGTCCCCCCACCACAGCCGGCAGGGCAGCGCCACCTCCAACAAGTTAATGGACAGCAAGCCAAAGCCCGGCTTCCTGAGCCCGGAGCAGGCCATGAAGCAGTTCATGTCCAAACTGTCGACCTTTGAGCACCACGAGGTGTTCAGCTACCCCGAGG TGTACTTTGTTGGTCCAAATGCCAAGAAGAGGTTGGGGATTATGGGCGGAGCCAATAACGGAGGTTACGACGACGATCAGGGGTCATATATCCACGTTCCGCACGACCACATATACTACCGCTACGAGGTGCTGAAGGTCATCGGCAAGGGCAGTTTTGGACAG gtggtAAAAGCCTACGACCACAAGTGCCAGACCCACGTGGCGCTGAAGATGGTCCGCAACGAGAAGCGCTTCCACCGGCAGGCGGCGGAGGAGATCCGCATCCTGGAGCACCTGAGGAAGCAGGACAAGGACTTGGGCATGAACGTCATCCACATGCTGGAGAACTTCACCTTCCGCAACCACATCTGCATGACCTTCGAGCTGCTCAGCATGAACCTCTACGAGCTCATCAAGAAGAACAAGTTCCAGGGCTTCAGCCTGCCGCTGGTCCGGAAGTTCGCCTACTCCATCCTCCAGTGTCTGGACTTGCTGCACAAGAACCGCATCATCCACTGCGACCTGAAGCCGGAGAACATCCTGCTCAAGCAGCAGGGACGCAGCGGCATCAAG GTAATTGACTTTGGATCCAGCTGTTATGAACATCAGAGAGTCTACACCTACATCCAGTCCAGGTTCTATAGAGCGCCAGAGGTCATTTTAG GTTCCAGATACGGGATGCCGATCGACATGTGGTCTCTGGGCTGCATCCTGGCCGAGCTGCTGACGGGTTACCCGCTGCTCCCTGGCGAGGACGAAGGCGACCAGCTGGCCTGCACCATGGAGCTGCTGGGCATGCCCGGTCAGAAGCTGCTCGACGCCTCCAAAAGGTCCAAGAACTTTGTGTCCTCCAAAGGATACCCGCGGTACTGCACCGTCACCACGTTGCCCGACGGCACCACCGTGCTGAACGGCGGCCGGTCGAGGCGGGGGAAGGCGCGCGGCCCGCCGGGCAGCAAAGACTGGAGCGCGGCGCTGAAGGGCTGCGACGAGCCTCTGTTCCTGGACTTCCTCAAgcagtgtttggagtgggaCCCGGGCCTCAGGATGACACCCAGCCAGGCGCTGCGGCACCCGTGGCTGAAGAAACGACTCCCCAAGCCTCCGGGCGGGACCACCACAACGGAAAAGACCTCCAGGCGAATCGGCACCACCGCCACGGACGGCGccatcacctccatctccaAAATTGCCACCGCCTCCTCAGCAaccatgtcctcctcctcctccaaaaccAGGACTAACTTGGCAGCAATCACGGACACTAACGGGAATATCCAGCCGAGGACGGTTCTACCAAAGCTGGTTAGCTGA
- the dyrk2 gene encoding dual specificity tyrosine-phosphorylation-regulated kinase 2 isoform X2 has protein sequence MTDPVQLSSHSQVHITQLFEENTNKRPVLASQLNGQARSGLSLPDHHAAATAAATESPHHSRQGSATSNKLMDSKPKPGFLSPEQAMKQFMSKLSTFEHHEVFSYPEVYFVGPNAKKRLGIMGGANNGGYDDDQGSYIHVPHDHIYYRYEVLKVIGKGSFGQVVKAYDHKCQTHVALKMVRNEKRFHRQAAEEIRILEHLRKQDKDLGMNVIHMLENFTFRNHICMTFELLSMNLYELIKKNKFQGFSLPLVRKFAYSILQCLDLLHKNRIIHCDLKPENILLKQQGRSGIKVIDFGSSCYEHQRVYTYIQSRFYRAPEVILGSRYGMPIDMWSLGCILAELLTGYPLLPGEDEGDQLACTMELLGMPGQKLLDASKRSKNFVSSKGYPRYCTVTTLPDGTTVLNGGRSRRGKARGPPGSKDWSAALKGCDEPLFLDFLKQCLEWDPGLRMTPSQALRHPWLKKRLPKPPGGTTTTEKTSRRIGTTATDGAITSISKIATASSATMSSSSSKTRTNLAAITDTNGNIQPRTVLPKLVS, from the exons ATGACGGATCCCGTCCAGCTGTCGTCGCACTCGCAGGTCCACATCACCCAGCTGTTCGAGGAGAACACCAACAAGCGTCCAGTCCTCGCCTCCCAGCTCAACGGCCAGGCCCGGTCGGGGTTATCGCTGCCGGACCAccacgccgccgccaccgccgctgccACCGAGTCCCCCCACCACAGCCGGCAGGGCAGCGCCACCTCCAACAAGTTAATGGACAGCAAGCCAAAGCCCGGCTTCCTGAGCCCGGAGCAGGCCATGAAGCAGTTCATGTCCAAACTGTCGACCTTTGAGCACCACGAGGTGTTCAGCTACCCCGAGG TGTACTTTGTTGGTCCAAATGCCAAGAAGAGGTTGGGGATTATGGGCGGAGCCAATAACGGAGGTTACGACGACGATCAGGGGTCATATATCCACGTTCCGCACGACCACATATACTACCGCTACGAGGTGCTGAAGGTCATCGGCAAGGGCAGTTTTGGACAG gtggtAAAAGCCTACGACCACAAGTGCCAGACCCACGTGGCGCTGAAGATGGTCCGCAACGAGAAGCGCTTCCACCGGCAGGCGGCGGAGGAGATCCGCATCCTGGAGCACCTGAGGAAGCAGGACAAGGACTTGGGCATGAACGTCATCCACATGCTGGAGAACTTCACCTTCCGCAACCACATCTGCATGACCTTCGAGCTGCTCAGCATGAACCTCTACGAGCTCATCAAGAAGAACAAGTTCCAGGGCTTCAGCCTGCCGCTGGTCCGGAAGTTCGCCTACTCCATCCTCCAGTGTCTGGACTTGCTGCACAAGAACCGCATCATCCACTGCGACCTGAAGCCGGAGAACATCCTGCTCAAGCAGCAGGGACGCAGCGGCATCAAG GTAATTGACTTTGGATCCAGCTGTTATGAACATCAGAGAGTCTACACCTACATCCAGTCCAGGTTCTATAGAGCGCCAGAGGTCATTTTAG GTTCCAGATACGGGATGCCGATCGACATGTGGTCTCTGGGCTGCATCCTGGCCGAGCTGCTGACGGGTTACCCGCTGCTCCCTGGCGAGGACGAAGGCGACCAGCTGGCCTGCACCATGGAGCTGCTGGGCATGCCCGGTCAGAAGCTGCTCGACGCCTCCAAAAGGTCCAAGAACTTTGTGTCCTCCAAAGGATACCCGCGGTACTGCACCGTCACCACGTTGCCCGACGGCACCACCGTGCTGAACGGCGGCCGGTCGAGGCGGGGGAAGGCGCGCGGCCCGCCGGGCAGCAAAGACTGGAGCGCGGCGCTGAAGGGCTGCGACGAGCCTCTGTTCCTGGACTTCCTCAAgcagtgtttggagtgggaCCCGGGCCTCAGGATGACACCCAGCCAGGCGCTGCGGCACCCGTGGCTGAAGAAACGACTCCCCAAGCCTCCGGGCGGGACCACCACAACGGAAAAGACCTCCAGGCGAATCGGCACCACCGCCACGGACGGCGccatcacctccatctccaAAATTGCCACCGCCTCCTCAGCAaccatgtcctcctcctcctccaaaaccAGGACTAACTTGGCAGCAATCACGGACACTAACGGGAATATCCAGCCGAGGACGGTTCTACCAAAGCTGGTTAGCTGA